CGGAATTATTTCGGGCGCCAAAAAAGGCTCAGGCAAAAAGGCCGCTGCCTCTTCAGATGCTTCTCCCCTAGCCAAGGCTCGACTCGTTCAGCGTGCTCAGACTATGGGTTCGGTGCTTAGCAATTTCATCCGATGGACGATTTACATCGTTGCTGTAACCATGATTCTCAGCGAGCTTGGTGTTGCTGTCGGCGCCTTAGTCGCCGGCGCGGGAATCTTGGGTGCCGCGCTAGGTTTTGGTGCTCAAAGCCTGGTCCGCGACCTAATTACCGGTCTCTTCATCGTCTTCGAGGACCAATACGGGGTTGGTGACTCGGTTGACCTTGGCCAGGCCACGGGAGTCGTTGAAAACGTTGGACTGCGAGTAACTCAGGTTCGTGACTCTTCGGGAACGCTTTGGTATGTGCGAAATGGTGAAGTTGTTCGAGTTGGCAACTCATCACAGGGCTGGTCACGGGTTGTTTTGGATGTTCCACTGGAGTACCAAACCGACATCGCCAAAGCCACTGCAGCAATCTCTAATGCGGCTGCTCAGATTGCACTCGATGAAACTCTCGCTCCGGCACTAATTGGAACTCACGAGGTGTGGGGCATCGAGGCTCTAAACGGCGCCCAGGTGGTCATTCGACTTGCCCAGCAGGTCAAACCTGAGAAGCAAGATGCAGTTGCACGCGCCATGCGTGCTCAAATCAAGGCGGCGCTGGATAGAGAGCAAATCAAGTTGGCTACCGGTAACCAATCGGTGTACGTCGAAATTGCGGGCAAGGCAGCGCAGTAGATGGCCAATGGCTTTGAAGAAGCCGGCAGAGTGGAGCCGGTACGAATTAAGGGCACCGATGGAATCCATGTCGGTGGCAACTTTTACGAGCAAATCGGCGGTTCGGCAACCTTTGAAAAGCTGGCAAATAAGTTTTATGAGGGCATAGCCGGCGATGAGGTTTTGCGCCCTATGTACCCGGACGGCGACTTAGCCCCCGCTGCCCGCCGCATGCAATTGTTCCTGGAACAGTATTGGGGTGGCCCAACCACGTACCAGGAAGAACGTGGCCACCCGCGGCTGAGAATGCGCCACAACCCATACAAAATTAATCCTGATGCTCGCGACCGCTGGCTGAACCACATGAGAGTGGCGGTGGCCAGTTTGTCGCTCCCTCAACTGCAGGAAGCCGAACTTTGGGGCTACCTGGAGCGCGCAGCAACATCGATGCTGAACACCTACGAGGACTGAGCCTCAGTAACGGCTAGAACTTGGTGGCGACCTTGGCCAGCACGTGCCCGTGTTGACTACTTAAACGCACCCAACCATCAGCGTGATACAGTCCGACTTCTTCGTTTTCGGTAAGGAAACCAAGACCTGCAGCTACGAAAGCGGCTCCGGTCGGAATCTTGGTCTCGAGGTCAATTCCTCTTCCCCAAATTTCGCCTCTGATTCGGGCAGCAATAGGGCCTCCGACCGACTCCGGCAAAGAGGCTGCTACTTCAGCAATTCCATCGCGAGCAATTTGGGTGAGTCGAACCTCGTTGATGGCACCCATCTGGACCCAACCCTGGCGTGGAGGTGAGATGCCAGCCCATGGCGCACGCTGGGTCTCAATCATCTGAATTTTGAATTCTTTGGTTTCAGAATCCCCAAGCAGTCGGGCCAATCTTTCCAACACGGCACCGATCGGAACCAATACATCTACCTCAGCTGGTTCCGCCAGTTCGCAGGTGCGGAGGCCAAGTACGGTCGGGCCTGAATCCATCAGGTTTCCTGAAAAAATCGGTGCCACGTAAGCAGCTAGGACGTTGCCGAAGGCGCGCAGGCGCACCAGGCCCTCTGGATCAAGTCGCTTGGCACGGTTAAGGAACGATTGGAGATCGGCTGCGGTCTGCTCATCAGCTAGGTAAAACGGGTTAATCATGACGTGTCTAAACTAGCCTGTATCCGGCAAAGTTGCCTATCCGAGATGAGTAACTCATGAACACCACAATCCCAAATAATCCTTTGGAAGAAATGATTGCCACGCTCAACCTCAGCGATGCAAACGGCGCGAAGACTCGCGAAGACATTTTTACGGGGCCCAGCCAGTGGATGCCACACGGTCGCGTTTTTGGCGGTCAGGTACTAGCCCAAAGCCTGGTAGCTGCCACCAGAACAG
This portion of the Rhodoluna limnophila genome encodes:
- a CDS encoding mechanosensitive ion channel family protein; this encodes MPEITAALDWFETAWRDWSTLIRLGLIIFAAIVLRIALLLSVKRIVAGIISGAKKGSGKKAAASSDASPLAKARLVQRAQTMGSVLSNFIRWTIYIVAVTMILSELGVAVGALVAGAGILGAALGFGAQSLVRDLITGLFIVFEDQYGVGDSVDLGQATGVVENVGLRVTQVRDSSGTLWYVRNGEVVRVGNSSQGWSRVVLDVPLEYQTDIAKATAAISNAAAQIALDETLAPALIGTHEVWGIEALNGAQVVIRLAQQVKPEKQDAVARAMRAQIKAALDREQIKLATGNQSVYVEIAGKAAQ
- a CDS encoding globin, yielding MANGFEEAGRVEPVRIKGTDGIHVGGNFYEQIGGSATFEKLANKFYEGIAGDEVLRPMYPDGDLAPAARRMQLFLEQYWGGPTTYQEERGHPRLRMRHNPYKINPDARDRWLNHMRVAVASLSLPQLQEAELWGYLERAATSMLNTYED